The Pseudomonas fluorescens genome segment GCCGTTTCACCGTGCTGACGGTGAACACCCACAAGGGCTTCACCGCCCTGAACCGGCGCTTCATCCTGCCGGAACTGCGCGAAGCGGTGCGCAGCGTGTCCGCCGACGTGGTGTTTCTTCAGGAAGTCCACGGCACCCACGAGCACCATCCCAAACGCTATGACAACTGGCCGACGATGCCGCAGTACGAGTTTCTCGCCGACAGCCTCTGGCCGCAGTTCGCCTACGGGCGCAACGCGGTGTACCCGGAGGGCGATCACGGTAACGCGCTGCTGTCGAAATTCCAGATCGTGCGCCATGACAACCTCGACGTTTCGATCAGCGGCCACGAAAACCGCGGCCTGTTGCACTGCGTACTGCGCCTGCCGGGAGACGACCGTGAAGTGCATGCGATCTGCGTCCATCTGGGCCTGCGCGAAAGCCATCGCAACGACCAGTTGCGCCTGCTGCGCGAGCGCCTGGCCGAACTGCCCGATGATGCGCCGGTGATCGTCGCCGGCGATTTCAACGACTGGCGCCAGCGTGCTGACGGATTGCTTGAACCCTGTGGCCTGCGCGAAGTGTTTGTGGCGCATCAAGGCAAACCGGCACGCAGTTTTCCGGCCCGCCTGCCGCTGCTGCGCCTGGATCGGATCTACGTACGCAACCTCAAGGCCAGTCAGCCCAAAGTGCTGGCGAACCGTCCCTGGTCACACCTTTCCGACCACGTCCCGCTGTCGGTGGAGATTGAACTATGAGCAGCGCACCGCTGGAGAAATCCGCCGTGGAGCCCGTCAGCATGACCCCGCCCGTGCGCGAGCCCGGCACCGTCGATGTCGAGTACCGCTGGCAGGGCAACAACCGCGTCGAGTTGCTGGAAAACGGCGAGGAGTATTTCCCCCGAGTGTTCGAAGCGATGCGCGCAGCGAAAAGCGAAATCCTGCTGGAGACTTTCATCGTCTTCGAGGACAAGGTCGGCAAGGAATTGCAGGAGATTCTTATCGATGCCGCCCGGCGTGGGGTGCGCACCACCGTCAGCTTCGACGGCTTCGGTTGCGGCGAATTGAGCACCGGTTACCTCACCGCCCTGAGCGACGCCGGCGTGCACCTGCAGATCTTCGATCCGGCCCCCAAGCGCCTGGGTATCCGCACCAACTGGTTCCGCCGCCTGCATCGCAAGATCGTGGTGGTCGACGGCTTGATCGCGTTCATCGGCGGGATCAATTTTTCCGGCGATCACCTGGCCGATTTCGGCCCCGAAGCGAAGCAGGATTACTCGGTGGAGATTCAAGGCCCGGCGGTGACCGACATCCATCATTTCGCCCTGCTGCAAAGCGGCCGACCGGGACGCGCAAGGTTCTGGTGGCAACGGCGACGGCAGCGGCGTGCCGAGATGGCGTTCGATGATCACGATGGTCAGGTGCGTCTGGTGTTTCGCGACAACGACCACCACCACACCGATATCGAAGACGTCTATTTGCAAGTGCTGCGCCG includes the following:
- a CDS encoding endonuclease/exonuclease/phosphatase family protein, whose product is MSIPEPLGFTDEQSTVITTERRFTVLTVNTHKGFTALNRRFILPELREAVRSVSADVVFLQEVHGTHEHHPKRYDNWPTMPQYEFLADSLWPQFAYGRNAVYPEGDHGNALLSKFQIVRHDNLDVSISGHENRGLLHCVLRLPGDDREVHAICVHLGLRESHRNDQLRLLRERLAELPDDAPVIVAGDFNDWRQRADGLLEPCGLREVFVAHQGKPARSFPARLPLLRLDRIYVRNLKASQPKVLANRPWSHLSDHVPLSVEIEL
- the clsB gene encoding cardiolipin synthase ClsB, whose translation is MSSAPLEKSAVEPVSMTPPVREPGTVDVEYRWQGNNRVELLENGEEYFPRVFEAMRAAKSEILLETFIVFEDKVGKELQEILIDAARRGVRTTVSFDGFGCGELSTGYLTALSDAGVHLQIFDPAPKRLGIRTNWFRRLHRKIVVVDGLIAFIGGINFSGDHLADFGPEAKQDYSVEIQGPAVTDIHHFALLQSGRPGRARFWWQRRRQRRAEMAFDDHDGQVRLVFRDNDHHHTDIEDVYLQVLRRAQRRVVIANAYFFPGYRLLREIRNAARRGVEVRLILQGQPDMLVAKLAARMTYDYLLKAGVQIHEYCERPLHGKVALVDEEWSTVGSSNLDPLSLSLNLEANVLIRDRTFNRHLFERLEDLSHNHCKAMDAAKSPRGRIWHMTVGFLVFHFLRHFPAMAGWLPAHKPRLKPFTPAAGSDPS